The Rhodocytophaga rosea genome has a segment encoding these proteins:
- a CDS encoding PadR family transcriptional regulator: protein MKGTNLGEFEELVLLTVAALMEEAYSVAVCDELSNHTGRSVKLGVVHAVLNRLEEKGLVKSQLGEATKTRGGKRKRFYQLTIPGKAALVNAKSMRDQLWDRIPSLAWKNV from the coding sequence ATGAAGGGTACAAACCTTGGCGAATTCGAAGAACTGGTATTGCTCACTGTTGCGGCATTGATGGAAGAAGCATATAGCGTAGCGGTATGTGACGAACTCTCCAATCATACGGGACGTTCAGTGAAACTTGGCGTGGTCCATGCGGTGCTCAACCGGCTCGAAGAGAAAGGATTGGTGAAAAGCCAGCTGGGTGAAGCAACGAAAACACGTGGTGGTAAACGCAAAAGATTCTATCAACTCACCATACCGGGAAAGGCAGCATTGGTCAACGCTAAATCTATGCGTGATCAACTGTGGGACCGGATACCGTCGCTTGCCTGGAAAAACGTGTAG
- a CDS encoding transposase, producing the protein MLPLQQFFTTESLSWQGTYYHFNEWVKDGSWSKVWIAILSAHKDKLDLSSMQLDGSHTPCKQGGEAIGYQARKKTKTTNSLFLADNQGNMLACATPQEGQHHDLFNIQTLFEELCQMLTKAGIDLKGLFLNADAGFDSKELRKICKEKQIEANIALNSRNSVSQSEEYVYFDEELYKCRTVIEHANAWMDSFKALLVRFEKKTTTWLALLLLAFSVRFLRKIKQKSKS; encoded by the coding sequence ATGCTGCCTCTACAGCAGTTTTTTACTACAGAAAGCTTAAGCTGGCAAGGCACTTATTATCATTTTAATGAATGGGTCAAAGATGGTTCCTGGAGTAAAGTATGGATTGCTATTCTGTCTGCTCATAAAGATAAACTGGATTTGTCAAGCATGCAGTTGGACGGCAGTCATACCCCTTGTAAACAAGGTGGAGAGGCAATAGGCTACCAGGCAAGAAAAAAGACAAAAACCACTAACAGTTTGTTTTTAGCCGATAATCAAGGAAACATGCTAGCCTGTGCTACACCACAAGAAGGTCAGCATCATGATTTGTTCAATATTCAAACGCTATTTGAAGAGCTTTGTCAGATGCTTACCAAGGCAGGGATTGATTTGAAAGGTCTATTTTTAAATGCCGATGCAGGCTTTGACTCAAAGGAACTAAGAAAGATATGTAAGGAAAAACAGATTGAGGCTAACATAGCTCTTAATTCCAGAAATAGTGTATCACAAAGTGAAGAGTATGTATACTTTGATGAAGAGCTATATAAATGCAGAACAGTGATTGAACATGCCAATGCCTGGATGGATAGCTTCAAAGCACTGCTAGTCAGGTTTGAAAAGAAAACCACTACTTGGCTAGCCTTATTACTGTTAGCTTTCTCAGTCCGTTTTTTACGTAAAATCAAGCAAAAATCTAAATCCTAA
- a CDS encoding ABC transporter permease: MKEQRQHHPPSWAQRFVEWYCKPGLAEDLIGDLNEYFERNVESIGPARAKLIYMIDAFKFFRSYTVRKPTFVNFFINWIMIGSYIKISARNLMRNKLFSSINIVGLAISMSIGLLLIAFVLDLHSYDRFHKNGERIYRITNVLTFNDEQSKYASTSIKAGKLIREKMTGIEEVTIVRDFSQDAKVGDKILPIEGYWAEPSLLRIFTFPMLEGNPETVLKDPYSIVLTEAAAKKLFGNESALGKAVQFDTLTYQVTGVMKDVPFFSHINFEALVSLSTAEQLNRNDKNFETWTSMGSNYVYLLLPPVANMASIQSQLDALAKEENRFDESTKIQLELLPLYKIVVGENLGDMRGSVQVHMPPVVLWILGGLALVVILSACFNYTNLSIARAMRRFKEVGVRKAIGAGKSQIRQQFLAEAILISLAALILSYFIFLVLRPQLINLAPEMQRTVKLELTPSMVLAFIVFSVTVGVIAGFMPALFFSKVSAINALRNVSSVKVFKHTTLRRALVLIQYTFTLIFITTTAIGYVQYKNILAFDLGFNTENILNIHMQGNKPEVLLKELSEIPEVTELSRSLIITSVGNAWGGFMKYKDSGDSALVLTNHVDENYLSVHEYKLIAGGNFKARPTTAKGVREVIVNEQVLKQFNIGNGDPGKAIGEEITFSSFAINGRKMTIVGVMKDFHYGKVDNLVGPVAFMYWTPENRGIINAKIRSTDMPATMAKIESVWKKIDRVHPFQAKFYDQEIEDAYSEMSSMIKIIGFLSFLTISIASMGLFAMVVFTTETRLKEIGIRKVMGASTGNLIFLLSRGFLWLLSISALIALPVTYFFFKKIVLTNFPYHTPVQITELFAGLLAVLLISFIMIGWQTMKAARSNPAKVLKSQ, translated from the coding sequence ATGAAAGAACAACGCCAACACCATCCACCCTCCTGGGCACAGCGATTTGTAGAGTGGTATTGTAAGCCCGGGCTCGCCGAGGATCTTATCGGTGACCTCAACGAATACTTCGAGCGGAATGTAGAATCCATCGGACCAGCTCGTGCGAAGTTAATCTACATGATTGATGCCTTTAAGTTCTTCAGAAGTTATACGGTAAGAAAACCAACATTTGTCAACTTTTTTATCAACTGGATCATGATTGGAAGCTACATTAAAATATCGGCACGCAACTTAATGCGCAACAAGTTGTTTTCGTCAATCAATATCGTTGGCCTTGCCATCAGTATGTCCATCGGTTTATTGCTGATCGCGTTCGTGCTCGACCTGCATTCATACGACAGGTTCCACAAGAATGGGGAGAGGATCTACCGCATTACCAACGTACTCACTTTCAATGATGAACAAAGCAAGTATGCATCTACTTCCATAAAGGCCGGAAAGCTTATCCGGGAGAAAATGACCGGCATTGAAGAAGTGACGATTGTGCGCGACTTTTCGCAGGATGCCAAGGTTGGCGATAAGATTCTTCCAATTGAGGGGTACTGGGCGGAGCCGTCGCTGCTAAGGATATTTACATTTCCCATGCTGGAAGGAAATCCTGAAACGGTGCTGAAAGATCCTTACTCGATCGTTCTCACGGAGGCAGCAGCAAAAAAACTATTCGGGAATGAATCTGCGCTTGGCAAGGCGGTCCAATTCGATACACTCACTTACCAGGTAACTGGTGTAATGAAGGACGTTCCCTTCTTTTCTCATATCAACTTCGAAGCCTTGGTATCGCTATCGACGGCCGAGCAGCTTAACAGGAACGACAAGAACTTCGAGACATGGACAAGCATGGGGTCGAACTACGTGTACCTGCTGCTGCCTCCAGTTGCCAACATGGCTTCCATCCAGTCGCAGCTCGATGCCCTTGCAAAGGAAGAAAACCGCTTCGATGAAAGCACGAAGATCCAGCTTGAGCTTCTTCCTTTATATAAGATCGTTGTTGGAGAGAACCTCGGGGATATGCGTGGCTCTGTGCAGGTTCACATGCCTCCGGTTGTGCTTTGGATACTTGGCGGGCTTGCACTCGTGGTGATTTTGTCTGCGTGTTTCAACTATACCAATCTCTCGATCGCTCGTGCCATGCGCCGCTTTAAGGAAGTTGGCGTTCGCAAAGCGATTGGTGCCGGCAAGAGCCAGATACGGCAACAGTTTCTTGCGGAGGCGATTCTAATCTCGCTGGCGGCTCTTATTCTTTCATACTTCATTTTTCTTGTATTGCGGCCGCAGCTAATAAACCTGGCTCCAGAGATGCAGCGCACAGTAAAGCTTGAGCTTACTCCGTCTATGGTGTTGGCTTTTATTGTCTTTTCGGTCACCGTAGGTGTTATTGCCGGCTTCATGCCTGCCCTATTCTTTTCGAAAGTCAGCGCGATCAATGCGCTTAGGAATGTATCGTCGGTGAAAGTATTCAAACACACAACTCTCAGGCGTGCATTAGTACTGATTCAATATACGTTCACACTGATCTTTATCACAACAACTGCCATCGGCTATGTGCAGTATAAAAACATACTTGCCTTCGACCTGGGATTCAACACGGAAAATATTCTGAACATCCATATGCAGGGCAATAAACCGGAAGTGCTTCTAAAAGAACTAAGCGAGATACCGGAAGTAACCGAATTATCCCGGTCGTTAATTATTACCAGCGTTGGGAACGCCTGGGGCGGCTTTATGAAATACAAAGATTCGGGTGACTCAGCACTGGTCTTGACCAACCACGTCGACGAAAACTACTTGTCTGTGCATGAATACAAGCTTATTGCCGGGGGAAATTTTAAGGCACGGCCCACAACCGCCAAAGGGGTCAGAGAAGTGATTGTTAATGAGCAGGTCTTAAAACAATTTAACATAGGTAATGGCGACCCTGGGAAGGCAATCGGGGAGGAAATCACATTCAGTAGTTTCGCAATAAATGGACGCAAGATGACCATTGTTGGTGTAATGAAAGACTTCCACTATGGCAAGGTCGACAATCTCGTTGGGCCGGTAGCATTCATGTACTGGACACCGGAAAACAGGGGAATCATTAATGCCAAAATACGAAGCACTGACATGCCGGCGACCATGGCTAAGATTGAGTCGGTCTGGAAGAAGATCGATCGTGTTCATCCATTTCAGGCTAAATTCTATGACCAGGAAATAGAAGATGCATATAGCGAAATGTCATCCATGATCAAGATCATCGGCTTTCTTTCATTCCTCACTATTTCTATCGCCTCCATGGGATTGTTCGCCATGGTCGTATTCACCACTGAGACAAGACTAAAAGAGATTGGCATTCGCAAAGTGATGGGGGCCAGCACCGGCAATCTTATATTCCTATTAAGCCGTGGTTTTCTATGGCTCCTGTCGATATCAGCACTGATTGCCCTGCCGGTCACTTACTTCTTCTTCAAAAAAATTGTGCTCACCAATTTCCCCTATCATACACCTGTGCAAATCACCGAGCTATTCGCTGGCTTGCTGGCGGTATTGCTGATCTCATTTATTATGATCGGGTGGCAAACGATGAAGGCGGCGAGAAGTAATCCTGCGAAGGTCCTGAAGAGCCAATAG